A single genomic interval of Agelaius phoeniceus isolate bAgePho1 chromosome 31, bAgePho1.hap1, whole genome shotgun sequence harbors:
- the UBAP2L gene encoding ubiquitin-associated protein 2-like isoform X4 translates to MMTSVGTTRARGSWEQTQTQSQTQHKQRPQATAEQIRLAQMISDHNDADFEEKVKQLIDITGKNQDECVIALHDCNGDVNRAINVLLEGNPDTHSWEMVGKKKGVSGQKESGQTEPSEESKENRDRERDFSRRRGGLPRRGRGATRGREFRGQENGLDGGKSGGSSGRGTERGRRGRGRGRGGSGRRGGRFSAQGMGTFNPADYAEPASTDENYGNSNNTWNNTGSFEPDDGTSAWRAATEEWGTEDWNEDLSETKIFTASNVSSVPLPAENVTITAGQRIDLAVLLGKTPSSMENESTNLESSQTPSLAQPLVFSNSKQSALSQPASGNSFSHHSMVSMLGKGFGDVGEAKGSSTTGSQFLEQFKTAQALAQLAAQHTQPAGSTTAASWDMASTTQTSSLVQYDLKNPTDSSVHSPFTKRQGFTSTSTMIEVFMQEKQPVVTASTTTPAPPSSPLPSKTNPVPQMSPGSSDNQSSSPQPAQQKLKQQKKKASLTSKIPALAVEMPGSSDISGLNLQFGALQFGSEPVLAEYESTPTTSAAVSQSQSSLYTSSASESSSTISSNQSQESGYQSGTIQTATFTSQNSAQGPLYEQRSTQTRRYPNSISSSPQKDLTQAKNGFSSVQPTPLQTTQAVEGATGPAVKSDSPSAPSIAPLNDGVSASSLLTTASQHSTALSSLSHSEELPSTSTAQLSSALPTQQNSLSSSTSSGRTSTSTLLHTSVESEASLHSSASTFSTSSSTVSAAPPVVSVSSSLSNVSSLGLSLSSNSTVTASTRSSVATTSGKAPPNLPPGVPPLLPNPYIMAPGLLHAYPPQVYGYDDLQMLQTRFPLDYYSIPFPTPTTPLTGRDGSLSSNPYSGDLTKFGRGDASSPAPATTLAQPQQSQTQTHHTTQQTFLNPALPPGYSYTSLPYYTGVPGLPSTFQYGPAVFPVAPTSSKQHGVNVSVNASATPFQQPSGYGSHGYSTGVSVTSSNTGVPDISGSVYSKTQQSFEKQGFHTGTPAASFNLPSALGSGGPINPATAAAYPPTPFMHILTPHQQPHSQILHHHLQQDGQSGSGQRSQGSSIPQKSQANKSAYNSYSWGAN, encoded by the exons ATGATGACATCGGTGGGCACTACCCGAGCCCggggcagctgggagcagacacagacacagagccagaCGCAGCACAAGCAGCGGCCACAG GCTACTGCAGAACAGATTCGACTTGCACAGATGATTTCGGACCACAACGATGCTGACTTTGAGGAGAAGGTGAAACAA CTGATCGACATCACAGGCAAGAACCAGGATGAGTGTGTGATTGCTCTGCATGACTGCAATGGGGATGTCAACAGAGCCATCAACGTGCTGCTGGAGGGCAATCCTGACACG CATTCCTGGGAAATGGTTGGGAAGAAGAAAGGTGTCTCAGGACAGAAGGAGAGTGGACAGACAGAACCCAGTGAAGAAAGCAAAGAGAACCGGGATCGGGAGCGGGATTTCAGCAGACGACGTGGAGGGCTGCCGAGGCGAGGCCGAGGTGCCACCCGTGGAAGAGAGT TTCGGGGCCAGGAGAATGGATTGGATGGTGGTAAGAGCGGAGGATCCTCTGGAAGAGGCACGGAAAGAGGGAGGCGGGGACGTGGCCGAGGCCGAG GTGGCTCTGGACGGCGAGGGGGAAGATTTTCTGCCCAAGGCATGGG AACTTTCAACCCAGCTGACTACGCCGAGCCGGCCAGCACGGACGAGAACTACGGGAACAGCAACAACACGTGGAACAACACCGGGAGCTTTGAGCCGGACGATGGCACAA GTGCATGGAGGGCAGCGACAGAAGAATGGGGCACGGAGGACTGGAATGAAGAT CTGTCAGAGACAAAGATCTTCACAGCCTCCAATGTGTCTTCAGTGCCTCTCCCTGCTGAGAATGTGACAATCACAGCTGGACAAAG AATTGATCTCGCAGTCCTGCTAGGAAAGACACCCTCTTCTATGGAGAATGAGTCAACAAACCTGGAGTCATCCCAGActccttccctggcacagccactggTGTTCAGCAATTCTAAACAGAGTGCTCTATCCCAGCCTGCCTCTGGAAACTCCTTCTCTCACCACAGCATG GTGAGCATGTTGGGGAAAGGCTTTGGAGATGTCGGGGAGGCCAAAGGCAGCAGTACCACAGGGTCCCAGTTCCTGGAGCAGTTCAAGACAGCCCAGGCACTGGCTCAGCTGGCAGCTCAGCACACCCAGCCTGCTGGGAGCACCACTGCTGCTTCCTGGGACATGGCATCCACCACACAGACCTCGTCTCTGGTGCAGTACG ATCTCAAGAATCCAACAGACTCTTCCGTGCATAGTCCCTTCACCAAGCGTCAGGGCTTCACATCAACTTCAACCATGATAGAAGTGTTCATGCAGGAGAAGCAGCCTGTGGTGACTGCCTCCACAACCACACCGGCCCCTCCATCCTCACCACTGCCCAGCAAAACCAATCCAGTTCCCCAGATGTCTCCAGGCTCCTCGGACAACCAGTCCTCCAGtccccagccagcacagcagaagctcaagcagcaaaagaaaaaagcatcGTTAACATCAAAG ATTCCTGCACTTGCTGTGGAAATGCCTGGCTCCTCAGATATCTCAGGGCTAAACCTGCAGTTTGGGGCATTACAGTTTGGTTCAGAGCCTGTTCTTGCTGAGTATGAATCGACGCCCACAACCAGCGCCGCCGTTAGCCAGTCTCAGAGCAGCCTCTACACCAGCTCGGCCAG TGAATCTTCATCCACAATTTCGTCCAATCAAAGCCAGGAGTCTGGTTACCAGAGTGGCACAATACAGACAGCAACATTTACCTCCCAGAACAGTGCTCAGGGACCACTGTATGAACAGAGATCCACCCAGACGAGGCGATACCCAAATTCTATCTCCTCTTCGCCCCAGAAAGATCTGACCCAGGCTAAG aaTGGTTTCAGTTCTGTACAACCCACGCCATTACAAACCACACAGGCTGTTGAAG GTGCTACGGGCCCTGCAGTGAAATCCGActccccctctgctcccagcattgCCCCTCTCAACGATGGGGTGTCTGCATCGTCCCTGCTGACAACAGCCAGCCAACACTcaacagctctgagcagcctgagccACAGCGAGGAGCTCCCCAGTACAagcactgcccagctcagcag TGCATTACCCACCCAGCAGAACAGTCTGTCCTCATCCACATCCTCTGGGCGAACATCAACTTCAACCCTTCTG cACACAAGTGTGGAGAGTGAAGCAAGCCTCCATTCTTCTGCTAGTACTTTCTCCACCTCCTCCAGCACGGTGTCAGCTGCCCCACCAGTTGTCAGCGTTTCCTCCAGCCTCAGCAATGTCAGCAGCCTGGGCCTCAGCCTCAGCAGCAACTCCACAGTGACGGCCTCGACTCGCAGCTCTGTTGCAACCACATCAG gaaaagcccctcccaatctccctcctggagtcCCACCGTTGTTGCCTAATCCATACATCATGGCTCCAGGGTTGCTACATGCCTACCCG CCACAGGTGTATGGATATGATGACTTGCAAATGCTCCAGACGAGATTCCCATTG GAttactacagcatcccattccCTACACCCACCACACCACTGACTGGAAGAGATGGCAGCCTGAGCAGCAATCCATACTCTG GTGATTTAACAAAATTTGGCCGTGGTGAtgcctcttcccctgctcctgcaaCAACTTTGGCTCAGCCTCAGCAGAGCCAGACCCAGACCCACCACACCACGCAGCAAACGTTCCTGAACCCGGCGCTGCCTCCTGGCTACAGTTACACCAGTCTGCCATACTACACAGGGGTACCAGGGCtccccagcaccttccagtacggGCCCGCCGTGTTCCCT GTTGCTCCTACCTCTTCCAAGCAGCATGGTGTGAATGTCAGCGTCAATGCATCAGCAACCCCTTTCCAGCAGCCCAGTGGCTATGGCTCTCATGGGTACAGCACTG gtGTATCCGTGACATCCAGTAATACAGGCGTGCCAGACATCTCGGGCTCTGTCTACTCCAAAACTCAG caaTCCTTCGAGAAGCAGGGATTTCACACTGGAACCCCAGCAGCCTCCTTCAACCTGCCTTCAGCTCTGGGCAGTGGTGGCCCCATCAACCCCGCCACGGCGGCGGCGTACCCCCCGACCCCCTTCATGCACATCCTGACCCCGCATCAGCAGCCTCACTCGCAGATCCTCCACcaccacctgcagcaggatgggcaG AGCGGCTCCGGGCAGCGCAGCCAaggcagctccatccctcagaAATCCCAGGCCAACAAGTCTGCCTACAACAGCTACAGCTGGGGCGCCAACTGA